In the genome of Streptomyces pactum, one region contains:
- a CDS encoding lysophospholipid acyltransferase family protein encodes MSTGRAAQRAGRRTPGPGGAAGRPNVWAARSPCDPRCVAADAARVPAARALRRTAAFGAVVAGAFADSGRLGDPEVLRARAQDVLDALGVTLDRRGGALSAPGPTGTLIVANHISWLDIVALLAVEPVTMLAKRQVGQWPLVGTLVRRAGTLFIDRDSLRELPATVARIAGLLRAGRSVMVFPQGVTWCQGTGGPFRRATFQAALDAGAPVRPVTLDYFQRRRPTTVAAFVGDDDFAGSLRRVVRAADLSVRVTVHGAVLPVPGTDDRRGLAARARAAVAGAPGFATPVPRAHGPGAHGPGARETGAFGPAFPAVVPPAGR; translated from the coding sequence ATGAGCACCGGCCGGGCAGCACAGCGGGCCGGGCGGCGGACGCCCGGCCCCGGCGGCGCGGCCGGCCGGCCCAACGTCTGGGCCGCCCGGTCCCCCTGCGACCCGCGCTGCGTCGCCGCCGACGCCGCCCGGGTCCCGGCCGCCCGGGCGCTGCGCCGCACCGCCGCCTTCGGCGCGGTGGTGGCCGGCGCGTTCGCCGACTCCGGCCGGCTGGGCGACCCCGAGGTGCTGCGGGCCCGCGCCCAGGACGTGCTGGACGCCCTCGGCGTCACCCTGGACCGGCGCGGCGGCGCGCTCAGCGCACCGGGTCCCACCGGAACCCTGATCGTCGCCAACCACATCTCCTGGCTGGACATCGTCGCCCTGCTCGCGGTGGAGCCGGTCACCATGCTCGCCAAGCGGCAGGTCGGCCAGTGGCCGCTGGTCGGGACGCTGGTGCGGAGGGCCGGCACCCTCTTCATCGACCGCGACAGCCTGCGCGAACTGCCCGCCACCGTCGCCCGGATCGCCGGCCTGCTCCGGGCCGGCCGCTCGGTGATGGTCTTCCCGCAGGGCGTCACCTGGTGCCAGGGCACCGGCGGCCCGTTCCGCCGGGCCACCTTCCAGGCGGCGCTCGACGCCGGGGCCCCGGTCCGCCCGGTGACCCTCGACTACTTCCAGCGGCGCCGGCCCACCACGGTGGCCGCGTTCGTCGGCGACGACGACTTCGCCGGCTCGCTGCGGCGGGTGGTGCGCGCCGCCGACCTGAGCGTACGGGTCACCGTGCACGGCGCCGTCCTGCCGGTGCCCGGCACCGACGACCGGCGCGGCCTGGCCGCCCGCGCCCGGGCCGCCGTCGCCGGCGCCCCCGGATTCGCTACCCCCGTACCCCGCGCCCACGGTCCCGGCGCCCACGGTCCCGGCGCCCGGGAGACCGGCGCGTTCGGCCCCGCTTTCCCGGCCGTGGTCCCGCCGGCCGGCCGGTAA
- a CDS encoding NmrA family NAD(P)-binding protein, translating to MTTLVTGATGNTGRHVVRELADRGEPVRALTRDPARAAGLLPAGVELVTGTHTAPETLHAALDGVSRLHITVTAGLAEAGPELVRRAVDAGVRRITVVWGGFVGPVEQAVADSGVEWTRLEPQEFMSNTLTWIDSIRAEGVVREPYDFPSALVHEADIGAVAAVALLDDGHAGRAYNLTGPESLTSRERIAVLSRTIGRDIAFVPITHEQAVERLMATGVSRADAEYVIGWYAAPPEDATTVVDTVERVTGRPARTFAEWVAEHADRF from the coding sequence ATGACGACACTGGTCACGGGCGCCACCGGGAACACCGGCCGGCACGTGGTGAGGGAACTGGCCGACCGGGGCGAGCCGGTCCGGGCGCTGACCCGGGACCCGGCCAGGGCCGCCGGACTCCTCCCGGCCGGGGTGGAGCTGGTGACCGGCACGCACACGGCGCCGGAGACGCTGCACGCCGCACTCGACGGCGTCAGCCGGCTGCACATCACGGTGACGGCGGGGCTCGCCGAGGCCGGGCCCGAGCTGGTGCGGCGGGCGGTGGACGCCGGGGTGCGGCGCATCACCGTGGTGTGGGGCGGCTTTGTGGGGCCGGTCGAGCAGGCGGTGGCGGACTCGGGTGTGGAGTGGACCCGCCTGGAACCGCAGGAGTTCATGAGCAACACGCTGACCTGGATCGATTCGATCCGGGCGGAAGGGGTCGTGCGGGAGCCGTACGACTTCCCCAGCGCGCTGGTCCACGAGGCGGACATAGGGGCGGTGGCCGCGGTCGCGCTCCTCGACGACGGCCACGCGGGGCGCGCCTACAACCTCACCGGGCCGGAGTCGCTGACCTCGCGTGAGCGGATCGCCGTTCTTTCCCGGACGATCGGCCGCGACATCGCCTTCGTCCCGATCACCCACGAGCAGGCCGTGGAACGGCTGATGGCCACCGGCGTGTCCCGGGCGGACGCCGAGTACGTCATCGGCTGGTACGCCGCTCCCCCCGAGGACGCCACGACGGTGGTCGACACCGTCGAGCGGGTGACCGGCCGTCCGGCGCGTACGTTCGCCGAGTGGGTGGCCGAGCACGCGGACCGCTTCTGA
- a CDS encoding roadblock/LC7 domain-containing protein produces the protein MTAPQRTVPNDMSWVLDPLLTLPGVRHGVVLTADGMVTGASPELRREAAEGTAAMMSALQGAARAVARELSGEPGTRVEQVVLATDNGVVFAVPAGEDTVLALFADTSCEMAALTHRVQLQVAALATWAAAPRQHRGSGIRGS, from the coding sequence ATGACCGCTCCCCAGCGCACCGTCCCGAACGACATGTCCTGGGTCCTCGACCCGCTGCTGACCCTCCCGGGCGTACGGCACGGGGTGGTCCTCACCGCGGACGGCATGGTGACGGGCGCCTCCCCGGAACTGCGCCGGGAGGCGGCGGAGGGCACCGCGGCGATGATGTCCGCCCTCCAGGGGGCGGCCCGGGCGGTGGCGCGGGAACTCTCCGGCGAGCCGGGCACCCGGGTGGAGCAGGTGGTCCTCGCCACCGACAACGGCGTGGTCTTCGCGGTGCCCGCCGGTGAGGACACCGTGCTGGCGCTCTTCGCCGACACCAGCTGCGAGATGGCCGCCCTGACGCACCGGGTGCAGCTCCAGGTCGCCGCGCTGGCCACCTGGGCGGCGGCCCCCCGGCAGCACCGCGGCAGCGGCATCCGCGGCTCATGA
- a CDS encoding cytochrome P450, with the protein MDSARYRANDGAHAAAGRSGTPAGPAYHRVPRPVPLYGAEFAADPRAVYARLRRYGQVAPVEIAPGVGAHLVVGYRAALDLLHDTETWSKDPRAWQATVPPDCPVLPLLGWRPNPMYNDGEAHRRYRRVVTDTLGMIGPHALRARTRSAADALIRRFAAAGTADLVADYARDLPLMLFNQLFGVPEEDHDRLVAPLAALLEASGPRAAGRAGDAVTRYVGELVNRKVREPGDDLTSWFLAHPARLTTEEVVHHVALALGAGIEPVTNLISNALSRMLGDDRYYSTLAGGALTAWDAVHDVLREEPPIANLGAHFPRRAVEFHGVRITPGELVLISYGAANTTPDGLPPGPRSDGGAHLAWSAGPHACPARGPALLIATTAIEQLTGQLCDLALAVPRDRLAWRPGPFHTALAHLPVRFTPVRDTPASASAPRGGLRPAPPHRL; encoded by the coding sequence GTGGACTCCGCGCGATACAGGGCGAATGACGGCGCCCACGCGGCGGCCGGCCGGTCCGGCACCCCGGCGGGGCCGGCGTACCACCGCGTCCCGCGCCCGGTCCCGCTGTACGGCGCGGAGTTCGCCGCCGACCCGCGGGCGGTGTACGCCCGGCTGCGCCGGTACGGGCAGGTCGCCCCGGTGGAGATCGCGCCCGGCGTCGGCGCGCACCTGGTGGTGGGCTACCGGGCGGCCCTGGACCTGCTCCACGACACCGAGACCTGGAGCAAGGACCCGCGCGCCTGGCAGGCCACCGTGCCCCCGGACTGCCCGGTGCTGCCGCTGCTGGGCTGGCGGCCCAACCCGATGTACAACGACGGGGAGGCGCACCGCCGTTACCGACGGGTGGTCACCGACACCCTCGGCATGATCGGGCCGCACGCGCTGCGCGCCCGGACCCGGTCCGCCGCCGACGCGCTGATCCGGCGGTTCGCCGCCGCCGGCACCGCCGACCTGGTCGCCGACTACGCGCGCGACCTCCCGCTGATGCTGTTCAACCAGCTCTTCGGGGTGCCCGAGGAGGACCACGACCGGCTGGTGGCGCCGCTCGCCGCCCTGCTGGAGGCGTCCGGCCCGCGGGCGGCGGGCCGGGCGGGTGATGCGGTCACGCGGTACGTCGGCGAACTCGTCAACCGCAAGGTGCGGGAACCGGGCGACGACCTGACCTCGTGGTTCCTCGCCCACCCGGCCCGGCTCACCACCGAGGAGGTGGTCCACCACGTCGCCCTCGCCCTGGGGGCCGGGATCGAGCCGGTCACCAACCTCATCTCCAACGCGCTGTCCCGGATGCTCGGCGACGACCGCTACTACAGCACGCTGGCCGGGGGCGCGCTGACCGCCTGGGACGCGGTCCACGACGTGCTCCGTGAGGAGCCGCCCATCGCCAACCTCGGCGCCCACTTCCCGCGCCGCGCGGTGGAGTTCCACGGGGTCCGCATCACCCCCGGTGAACTGGTGCTCATCTCCTACGGCGCGGCCAACACCACCCCGGACGGGCTGCCGCCGGGCCCCCGCTCCGACGGCGGCGCGCACCTGGCCTGGTCCGCCGGCCCGCACGCCTGCCCGGCGCGCGGACCGGCGCTGCTGATCGCCACCACCGCGATCGAGCAGCTCACCGGCCAGCTGTGCGACCTGGCACTCGCCGTGCCCCGGGACCGGCTGGCGTGGCGCCCCGGCCCCTTCCACACCGCCCTGGCCCACCTGCCGGTACGGTTCACCCCGGTCCGGGACACGCCCGCCTCCGCCTCCGCCCCGCGCGGCGGCCTCCGCCCGGCCCCGCCGCACCGCCTCTGA
- a CDS encoding MFS transporter, translating to MSVPVDPRRWWALSVLAVAQFMVIMDTSIIGVALPEMQEDLGFSQGDLQWVFNAYVIAFGGLLLLGGRLSDLLGARRVFTGGWVVLIAGSVVAAAAQTAWVEVLGRAVQGVGGALIAPASMTLLMMLFSHDPRELGKAMALYGAAAPAGGTAGVFLGGVFTEWMSWPWVFIIYVPIGVATLLATGLLPAVEPRRGGVDVLGATAVTAGLALAVFAVVRAPEVGWGATETVLELAGATLLLVVFFLLQRSLRAPLMPPAVWRTPGLGVSNLAMTLLGAAWIPMWYFLNLYLQQVLGYGSFASGAALLPMTVLLMIFMTTITARLLGRLGAKPLIVGGLAALALGLVWLSAVEPTGTFLVDVLPASLVAALGMSLAYIPAMMAAISGVPQEQAGLASGIVNTTYQVGSALGLAALTALATSQGAGELGNLPALTDGFSAAFLAAAAVAGAGALLTLVLMRGGRPGGAPAGEPAGPARDASARA from the coding sequence ATGTCCGTACCTGTCGATCCGCGTCGCTGGTGGGCCCTGTCGGTGCTCGCCGTGGCGCAGTTCATGGTGATCATGGACACCTCGATCATCGGGGTGGCGCTGCCGGAGATGCAGGAGGACCTGGGCTTCTCCCAGGGCGACCTGCAGTGGGTGTTCAACGCGTACGTCATCGCCTTCGGCGGTCTGCTGCTCCTCGGCGGGCGGCTGTCCGACCTGCTGGGCGCGCGCCGGGTGTTCACCGGCGGCTGGGTGGTGCTGATCGCCGGTTCGGTGGTGGCCGCGGCGGCCCAGACCGCGTGGGTCGAGGTGCTCGGCCGGGCCGTGCAGGGGGTCGGCGGCGCCCTCATCGCCCCCGCGTCGATGACCCTGCTGATGATGCTCTTCAGCCACGACCCCCGGGAACTGGGGAAGGCCATGGCGCTCTACGGCGCCGCGGCGCCGGCCGGCGGCACGGCCGGGGTGTTCCTGGGCGGCGTGTTCACCGAGTGGATGAGCTGGCCGTGGGTCTTCATCATCTACGTGCCCATCGGCGTGGCCACCCTGCTGGCGACCGGGCTGCTGCCCGCCGTTGAACCCCGCCGCGGCGGCGTGGACGTGCTCGGTGCCACCGCGGTCACCGCCGGGCTGGCCCTCGCCGTCTTCGCCGTGGTCCGGGCGCCCGAGGTCGGCTGGGGGGCGACCGAGACGGTGCTCGAACTCGCCGGCGCCACTCTGCTGCTGGTGGTGTTCTTCCTGCTCCAGCGGTCGCTCCGGGCGCCGCTGATGCCGCCGGCGGTGTGGCGCACCCCGGGCCTGGGCGTGTCCAACCTGGCGATGACGCTGCTGGGGGCCGCCTGGATCCCGATGTGGTACTTCCTCAACCTCTACCTGCAGCAGGTCCTGGGCTACGGGTCGTTCGCCAGCGGCGCCGCGCTGCTGCCGATGACCGTGCTGCTGATGATCTTCATGACCACCATCACGGCGCGGCTGCTCGGTCGCCTGGGAGCCAAGCCGCTGATCGTCGGCGGGCTGGCCGCCCTCGCGCTGGGGCTGGTGTGGCTGTCGGCGGTCGAGCCGACCGGCACGTTCCTGGTGGACGTCCTGCCCGCCTCGCTGGTCGCCGCGCTCGGCATGTCGCTGGCCTACATCCCCGCCATGATGGCGGCGATCTCCGGGGTGCCGCAGGAGCAGGCGGGTCTGGCCTCCGGCATCGTCAACACCACCTACCAGGTCGGCTCCGCGCTCGGCCTGGCCGCCCTCACCGCCCTGGCCACCTCGCAGGGCGCGGGGGAGCTCGGCAACCTGCCCGCGCTGACCGACGGATTCAGCGCCGCGTTCCTCGCCGCGGCGGCCGTCGCCGGGGCCGGTGCGCTGCTCACCCTGGTCCTGATGCGCGGCGGCCGGCCCGGCGGGGCGCCGGCCGGGGAACCGGCCGGCCCGGCGCGCGACGCGTCCGCGCGCGCCTAG
- a CDS encoding glycoside hydrolase family 25 protein, with product MLHGIDVSSHQSSFDTDGVDFVFVKATEGRSYINPRQSAQAGKARKAGCVLGFYHFLWPGNIAAQARYFVEECASEEGDLLAVDWENTGDGTRATNAEKDRFLREVKRLRPTHRVLLYCNRQFWLNHDTTSYAGDGLWIADYVTAGKPRIKAKWRFHQYTDTPLDKNVGAFADKAALRKWARP from the coding sequence ATGCTCCACGGCATCGACGTCAGCTCCCACCAGTCCTCGTTCGACACCGACGGGGTGGACTTCGTCTTCGTCAAGGCGACCGAGGGCCGCTCGTACATCAACCCGCGGCAGTCCGCGCAGGCCGGCAAGGCCCGCAAGGCCGGCTGTGTGCTGGGCTTCTACCACTTCCTGTGGCCGGGCAACATCGCCGCCCAGGCCCGCTACTTCGTCGAGGAGTGCGCCTCCGAGGAGGGCGATCTGCTCGCCGTGGACTGGGAGAACACCGGCGACGGCACCCGGGCGACCAACGCGGAGAAGGACCGGTTCCTGCGCGAGGTCAAGCGGCTGCGGCCGACCCATCGCGTGCTGCTGTACTGCAACCGCCAGTTCTGGCTGAACCACGACACCACCTCGTACGCCGGCGACGGGCTGTGGATAGCCGATTACGTCACCGCCGGCAAGCCCCGGATCAAGGCGAAGTGGCGGTTCCACCAGTACACCGACACGCCGCTCGACAAGAACGTCGGGGCGTTCGCCGACAAGGCGGCGCTGCGGAAGTGGGCCAGGCCCTGA
- a CDS encoding GNAT family N-acetyltransferase, producing MPSLSTSDASAATTSTYVTSIADTQEQIHAAQRLRYQVFGQELGARLRPTADGRDVDEFDDVMDHLIVSDTATGEVVGTYRLLPPGRGDRLFSDTEFDLSGLPAEVRSQMVEAGRACVHPDHRSGAVINLMWAGLARYVLLSGHRYLAGCASVPLADGGRAAADAWLLGTGKHAAPPGIRVRPLDPWTPDRPLTARPGYASLPPLLRGYLRVGAWLCGPPQHERDFGDADFFVLLDTERIGDRYRRFFLGDAG from the coding sequence ATGCCCTCGCTGTCCACCTCCGACGCCTCGGCGGCCACCACCAGCACGTACGTCACCTCCATCGCGGACACCCAGGAACAGATCCACGCCGCCCAGCGGCTGCGGTACCAGGTCTTCGGGCAGGAGCTGGGGGCGCGGCTGCGGCCCACCGCCGACGGCCGTGACGTGGACGAGTTCGACGACGTCATGGACCACCTCATCGTCTCCGACACCGCCACCGGTGAGGTGGTCGGCACCTACCGGCTGCTCCCGCCCGGCCGCGGCGACCGGCTCTTCTCCGACACCGAGTTCGACCTGAGCGGCCTGCCGGCCGAGGTCCGGTCCCAGATGGTCGAGGCCGGCCGGGCCTGCGTCCATCCGGACCACCGCTCGGGCGCGGTGATCAACCTCATGTGGGCGGGTCTGGCCCGCTACGTGCTGCTCTCCGGCCACCGCTACCTGGCCGGCTGCGCCTCGGTGCCGCTCGCCGACGGCGGCCGGGCCGCGGCCGACGCGTGGCTGCTGGGCACCGGCAAGCACGCCGCCCCGCCCGGGATACGGGTCCGGCCGCTGGACCCGTGGACCCCCGACCGCCCGCTCACCGCCCGGCCCGGTTACGCGTCGCTGCCGCCGCTGCTCCGCGGCTACCTGCGGGTCGGCGCCTGGCTGTGCGGACCGCCGCAGCACGAACGGGACTTCGGCGACGCCGACTTCTTCGTGCTCCTCGACACCGAGCGGATCGGCGACCGCTACCGGCGCTTCTTCCTGGGCGACGCGGGATGA
- a CDS encoding sensor histidine kinase translates to MTDLPAALTACLALGGFAAVAQAPLLWRSRRRLTRARSERDAAAAEAERLTARLRELTEETHHLAAARLPALVNRLRHDHVPVPGLAHPHLLGSETDRDHRAVLDLVSRAVLGERERVDEAAQAVLRGATRAMQARSYRLQDRLNAMQHRYEDPGVIRDTVELSRLNEQILRRVQATGVVCGATAGLTRADSHLGDVVVGAQSRIAGAERVRITSRLTEPVGVVARAVEPAAIVLAELLANAVHHSHGTLEVDVSLHLSDTGAVVVIDDAGVGMHPEEVAYATRMVSGRHPLLLTGLGDPPRLGFAVIGRLVRQFGFAVSVDKPAPYGGVRAVVHIPRRLLTLLDETTTPMSVAAPLPGRSGAGHGRPQEPAAPRPGAAWPAAPEPVPGPRTPAGPGGRSGPPPAPRTPTPRPVPGCRWARRPPPGCHAAGAGPGHRTGPRTPPAARPPPAPRRRPVPCGARSSAAPPPDGPPAPPAPGRRARGCGRTPGSRTPGPRAGRTATGRTAAATGRTAVPAPARPPTPGRTARTGRPNGTRRTTCTGRTTRTA, encoded by the coding sequence ATGACTGACTTACCGGCGGCGCTGACCGCGTGCCTGGCGCTGGGCGGTTTCGCCGCCGTTGCGCAGGCGCCGCTGCTGTGGCGGTCCCGCCGCCGCCTCACGCGGGCGCGGTCCGAACGCGACGCCGCGGCGGCCGAGGCGGAGCGGCTCACCGCCCGGCTGCGGGAGCTGACGGAGGAGACCCACCACCTGGCGGCGGCCCGGCTCCCCGCGCTGGTCAACCGGCTCCGCCACGACCACGTCCCGGTGCCCGGGCTGGCCCACCCGCACCTGCTGGGCAGTGAGACCGACCGCGACCACCGCGCGGTGCTCGACCTGGTCTCCCGGGCGGTCCTGGGGGAGCGGGAGCGGGTGGACGAGGCCGCGCAGGCCGTGCTCCGCGGCGCCACCCGGGCCATGCAGGCGCGCAGTTACCGGCTCCAGGACCGCCTCAACGCGATGCAGCACCGGTACGAGGACCCCGGCGTGATCCGGGACACGGTCGAACTCAGCCGCCTCAACGAGCAGATCCTGCGCCGGGTCCAGGCCACCGGGGTGGTCTGCGGGGCCACCGCCGGCCTCACCCGGGCCGACTCCCACCTGGGGGACGTGGTGGTGGGCGCCCAGTCCCGCATCGCCGGCGCGGAGCGGGTCCGGATCACCAGCCGGCTGACCGAACCCGTCGGCGTGGTGGCCCGGGCCGTCGAACCGGCCGCCATCGTCCTCGCCGAACTCCTCGCCAACGCCGTGCACCACTCGCACGGCACCCTGGAGGTCGACGTCAGCCTCCACCTCAGCGACACCGGCGCGGTCGTGGTGATCGACGACGCCGGGGTCGGCATGCACCCCGAGGAGGTCGCGTACGCGACCCGGATGGTCTCCGGCCGGCACCCGCTGCTCCTCACCGGGCTCGGCGACCCGCCGCGGCTGGGCTTCGCCGTCATCGGCAGGCTGGTGCGGCAGTTCGGGTTCGCCGTCTCGGTGGACAAGCCCGCCCCCTACGGCGGGGTCCGCGCCGTGGTGCACATCCCGCGGCGGCTGCTGACCCTGCTCGACGAGACCACCACCCCGATGTCGGTGGCCGCCCCGCTGCCGGGGCGGAGCGGCGCCGGGCACGGCCGCCCGCAGGAACCGGCGGCGCCCCGCCCCGGCGCCGCCTGGCCGGCCGCGCCGGAGCCGGTCCCCGGCCCGCGCACCCCGGCCGGCCCGGGCGGGCGGTCCGGCCCGCCCCCCGCCCCCCGGACCCCGACACCCCGGCCGGTCCCGGGATGCCGCTGGGCCCGCAGACCCCCGCCGGGCTGCCACGCCGCCGGCGCCGGGCCGGGACACCGGACGGGCCCCCGGACACCCCCGGCCGCCCGCCCCCCACCCGCACCCCGGAGGAGGCCGGTGCCCTGTGGGGCTCGTTCCAGCGCGGCACCGCCTCCGGACGGGCCGCCGGCGCCGCCCGCCCCGGGCCGCAGGGCCCGCGGCTGCGGCCGGACCCCCGGCAGCCGGACGCCTGGCCCGCGCGCGGGCCGCACCGCGACGGGCCGGACCGCCGCGGCCACCGGGAGGACCGCCGTCCCGGCCCCGGCCCGGCCCCCCACGCCCGGCAGGACGGCGCGTACGGGCAGGCCGAACGGCACCCGCAGGACGACCTGTACCGGCAGGACGACGCGTACCGCCTGA
- a CDS encoding DUF742 domain-containing protein, translated as MTPARQTRPLVPAYMALGGRAEPGRNTLDSVSLLSAAVDRVPPGLDPARHRIVELLCGGPLSLAEVAAHVRLPVGVVKVLVSDLIDEGRLRARAPVPRAEQLDAHLLERVLSGLRAIQGE; from the coding sequence ATGACCCCGGCCCGGCAGACCAGACCCCTGGTCCCGGCGTACATGGCCCTCGGCGGGCGCGCCGAACCGGGCCGCAACACCCTCGATTCCGTCTCGCTGCTCAGCGCCGCGGTCGACCGGGTGCCGCCGGGGCTGGACCCGGCGCGCCACCGCATCGTGGAACTGCTGTGCGGCGGACCGCTGTCGCTGGCCGAGGTGGCCGCCCACGTCCGGCTGCCGGTCGGGGTGGTCAAGGTGCTCGTCTCGGACCTGATCGACGAGGGCCGCCTCCGGGCCCGGGCCCCGGTGCCCCGGGCCGAACAGCTCGACGCGCACTTACTGGAGAGGGTGCTCAGTGGACTCCGCGCGATACAGGGCGAATGA
- a CDS encoding L-serine ammonia-lyase: protein MAISVFDLFSIGIGPSSSHTVGPMRAARMFVSRLKKDGLLAQTASVRAELFGSLGATGHGHGTPKAVLLGLEGHSPRTVDVETADDQVERIRTTRRLRLLGAEIGTAHEIDFDEPTQLVLHRRRALPYHANGMTLFAYDAEGVPLLEKTYYSVGGGFVVDEDAVGEDRIKLDDTVLRYPFRTGDELLRLSRETGLSISALMLENEKAWRTEEEIRAGLLEIWQVMRACVERGMSREGILPGGLKVRRRAAVSARQLRAEGDAGARAMEWVTLYAMAVNEENAAGGRVVTAPTNGAAGIIPAVLHYYLNFVPGADEDGVVRFLLAAGAIGMLFKENASISGAEVGCQGEVGSACSMAAGGLAEVLGGSTEQVENAAEIGMEHNLGLTCDPVGGLVQIPCIERNGMAAVKAVTAARMALRGDGRHHVSLDKVIKTMKETGADMKVKYKETARGGLAVNVIEC from the coding sequence GTGGCCATTTCCGTCTTCGATCTCTTCTCGATCGGCATAGGACCGTCCAGCTCGCACACGGTCGGCCCGATGCGCGCGGCCCGGATGTTCGTCAGCCGGCTGAAGAAGGACGGACTGCTGGCGCAGACCGCCTCGGTCCGCGCCGAACTGTTCGGCTCGCTGGGCGCCACCGGCCACGGCCACGGCACCCCCAAGGCGGTCCTGCTGGGCCTGGAGGGGCACTCCCCGCGCACGGTGGACGTGGAGACCGCCGACGACCAGGTGGAGCGCATCCGGACCACCCGGCGGCTGCGGCTGCTGGGCGCGGAGATCGGCACCGCCCACGAGATCGACTTCGACGAGCCGACCCAGCTGGTGCTGCACCGCCGCCGCGCGCTGCCCTACCACGCCAACGGCATGACGCTCTTCGCCTACGACGCCGAGGGGGTGCCGCTGCTGGAGAAGACCTACTACTCGGTCGGCGGCGGTTTCGTGGTGGACGAGGACGCGGTCGGCGAGGACCGGATCAAGCTCGACGACACGGTGCTGCGGTACCCGTTCCGGACCGGTGACGAGCTGCTGCGGCTGTCCCGGGAGACCGGCCTGTCGATCTCCGCGCTGATGCTGGAGAACGAGAAGGCGTGGCGCACCGAGGAGGAGATCCGCGCCGGGCTGCTGGAGATCTGGCAGGTCATGCGGGCGTGCGTGGAGCGGGGCATGTCCCGGGAGGGCATCCTGCCCGGCGGCCTGAAGGTCCGCCGCCGCGCCGCCGTCTCCGCCCGCCAGCTGCGCGCCGAGGGGGACGCCGGGGCGCGCGCCATGGAGTGGGTCACGCTCTACGCGATGGCCGTGAACGAGGAGAACGCCGCCGGCGGCCGGGTGGTCACCGCCCCCACCAACGGCGCGGCCGGCATCATCCCGGCCGTCCTCCACTACTACCTGAACTTCGTGCCCGGCGCGGACGAGGACGGCGTGGTCCGCTTCCTGCTGGCGGCCGGCGCCATCGGCATGCTGTTCAAGGAGAACGCCTCCATCTCCGGGGCCGAGGTCGGCTGCCAGGGCGAGGTCGGTTCGGCCTGCTCGATGGCGGCCGGCGGACTGGCCGAGGTGCTCGGCGGCTCCACCGAGCAGGTGGAGAACGCCGCCGAGATCGGCATGGAGCACAACCTGGGCCTGACCTGCGACCCGGTGGGCGGCCTGGTGCAGATCCCGTGCATCGAGCGGAACGGCATGGCCGCGGTCAAGGCGGTCACCGCCGCCCGGATGGCGCTGCGCGGCGACGGCCGCCACCACGTCTCCCTGGACAAGGTCATCAAGACCATGAAGGAGACCGGCGCCGACATGAAGGTCAAGTACAAGGAGACCGCGCGCGGCGGGCTCGCGGTCAACGTCATCGAGTGCTGA